Part of the Pseudomonas abietaniphila genome is shown below.
GGGCTGCCATTGCCCGACGATGCTCCGGTCGAGCATCCGAACGTCCAGGCGTTACGCGACCTGGTGCTGTGGTCCGAAGGTCAGGTGTGGTGTTCGCCCGAACGTCACGGCGCGATGTCGGCGGTCTTCAAAGCACAGATAGACTGGATTCCCTTGGCGCTGGGCGCCGTTCGCCCGACGCAGGGCAAAACCCTGGCGGTCATGCAGGTCTGCGGCGGTTCGCAGTCGTTCAACGTGGTGAACCAGCTGCGCGTGCTCGGCCGCTGGATGCGCATGTTCACCATCCCCAACCAGTCTTCCGTGCCCAAGGCCTACCTGGAGTTCGATGACACGAACCGGATGAAGCCTTCGCCTTACTACGATCGTCTCGTCGACGTGATGGAGGAACTGGTGAAATTCACCCTCCTGCTTCGGGATCGCAAGGATTTCCTGGTGGACCGATACTCCGAACGCAAAGAGACTGCGGAACAGCTTTCCTCGCGCGTCAATCAGCGTTCAATCTGAAAGAAGACCGGTAAGTGCGGCGCGATGCCTCAAGGTGTCGCGCCCGTGTTCTAAGTGCTAAACGGGAGCGCGTCTCGCCTGACGACTCACGCTTCGCCGCTACTGCCCGACAAGCGCCTGTGCGGTGGCGGCCAACTGAGCGCCGACCCGTTCTTTCAGTGCGTCGATGAAGCAGGTGATCTTGGCGTCCACGTACTGCCGGGACGTGTAAACGGCGTACACGTTGCGCTCATGGGTGTGGTACTCGGGCAATACGCGCACCAGTTTTCCCGAGCGCAGATCCTCAATCGCCGAGAATCCCGCAAGCAAACCAATGCCGGCGCCCGCGCGAACCGCGACCGCCATGGCGTCCATGTCATTCACGCTGAAGCTCGGTCCCGTCGGCACAAAGGTGGTGGTGCACGCGTTGCTCTTGAGTTGCCATTCATCCCGTGCGTAATCCACCGTGCTCAGCAACAGGCACGCGTGCTGGCTGAGATCGTCTGGCACCCGGGGCGCCGGGTGCTTTGCAAGATACTCAGGCGACGCCACCAGCACGCAATGGCTGACCCCGATCGTGCGGCTCACGTAGGCGGAGTCCGGCAGCGTTCGAGCAATCAGGATCGAGACATCCAGCTGATCTTCCAGCAGGTTCGGCATCCGCTGAGACAGCAACAGATCGACCGTGACTTCCGGAAACGCCTGGCGGTACTCCAGCACCGCGCCCGTTACCAGATGGCGCGCCAGACCGGGAACGCAATGGACGCGCAGCGTGCCTTTAGGCTTCAACAGCGCGTTGCTCGCCTCGGCTTCAGCGTTCTCGAGGTCGGCCAGGATTTTCGTGCAGCGCTCGTAAAACCTCCGGCCCGCATCGGTGACTGACAGCCGCCGGGTCGAGCGCTGCAGCAAGCGGGCATCGAGCTGGGTTTCAAGCGCAGAAACGGCACGGGACACGTTACCCACGGTGGAATCGAGGTGATTGGCCACGGCCGTGAAACTGCCCATTTCCACGACTTTCACGTACACCGACATATTTGAAAACTTGTCCATTCCTACCGTCCTTCTCGCTCTGCCGTACCGCTCACGCCGTGGAAATGCCCGGCCATCATGGCTGCCTGCAGCGGCGGGTGCAATCGGTCGATGGCCGCCGATATTTCCTTTGCACACAACATTGATTCCCTTCCCGCGGGCTCAATCAAACAGAGCGTCCTCCATAGACTCGGTTGCACAGGCCAGCGGCATCCGCCGCGCTGAATGGCCACTGACCCGATTTCTGTTAACTCTATGAAGGCCCACGCTATGAATACGCCCTACGACTCGCTCTATCTTTTCATCGGTGGTGAATGGATCGGTACTGAAGGACGCGACACTGCGGCGGTCGTGAACCCCGCGACCGAAACGGAACTGGGACGCGTACCGCTCGCCACCGCGAGTGACCTTGATCGCGCGTTGGCCATCGCGCAATCGAGCTTTGAGGTATGGCGTCGCACGGTGCCGGATCAGCGCGCAAAGATCCTCAAGCGTGCAGCCGATCTGATTCTGGAACGCGCACCGCACATCGCGGCACAGATGACCCTGGAAGAAGGCAAGCCGCTCGGCGAAGCGCTGGATGAAGTTACCCGCGCCGCCGAGTATTTCGAATGGTTCGCCGAGAGCGCGCGGCGCATTGACGGCCGTGTCGTGCCTGCCAATCGACCCGGTGTTTTGCAACTTGTAAAACGTCAGCCCATTGGACCGGTCGCGGCCTTCACACCCTGGAATTTCCCGGCCATTACCCCGGCCCGCAAATTGTCTGCCGCGCTGGCCGCCGGTTGCAGCGTCATCCTCAAGCCTGGCGAGGAGAGCCCCTCAACGGCGCTGGCACTGGCCCGTGCCCTGGACGACGCGGGGCTTCCGAAAGGCGTGTTGCAGATCGTGTTCGGCGTGCCGGATCAGGTTTCCAGCCACCTGATCGGATCGCCGATCATCCGCAAAGTCACGTTCACCGGCTCCGTGCCGATCGGCCGGCTGCTGTCTGCCCGCGCTGCAGAGGGCGTCAAACCCATCACGCTGGAACTGGGAGGCCACGGGCCGGTGCTGGTGTTCGAAGATGCGGACGTTGAAAAAGCCGCCGTAGAAGGCGTTGCAAACCGCTTCCGTGGCACCGGTCAGGTCTGCATCTCGTCCACGCGCTTTCTTATTCAGCGCGGTGCTTATCAAACCTTCGTTCACCGCTTCGTTGCTGCCACCCAGGCGCTGCGAATCGGTAACGGCCTGCAGCCGGACACTCAGGTCGGGCCGCTCGCCAATCCACGACAACTGGCGAAAATGGAAGCGCTGGTCGCTGACGCAGTGGCCAAAGGCGCCACGCTGCTGGCGGGTGGCAAACGTGTGCCGGGCCAGGGTTTCTTCTTCGAGCCCACGGTGTTGGCCGATGTACCCATGACCGCGCGTGTCATGCATGAGGAGCCCTTTGGTCCCATCGCGATCCTGATGCCCTTCGATGAAATGAACGACGGGCTGCAAGAAGCCAACCGCTTGCCGTACGGCTTGTCCGCCTACGCGTTCACCTCCAGCGCACGCACGGCCATCGACGTCGCCGACGGCCTTGAGGCAGGAATGATCGGCATCAACCAATATCGAATCGTCGCCACTGAACTGCCCTTTGGTGGCCTGAAGGAAAGCGGCCACGGCTCGGAAGGCGGGATCGAAGGCATCGAGCATTACCTCACCCACAAATTCATCAGCCAAGTGTAAGGACGCGATCATGTCGAACATCAATTTCACCAGTCCTCGTGAAGCGGCCAGAGCCTTCACCCCTACACTTTCGCAGTTCGTCGACACGACGCTGTATCCGGTGATCTGGAGCGATCCGGCGCTCTCGCAACGTGACCGCAGCCTGATCACCGTCGCGGCGCTCATTGCCGGTGGTCATGCCGAAGAGTTGCCTGCGCATTTGCGCCGAGCGGTAACCAATGGCGTCACCCATGAGGAGCTGTCGGCCGCCATCACGCACCTGGCGTTCTATGCAGGCTTGCCTGCCGCCATCACAGCCTCAGCCATCGCCAACGCCACCCTCAACGAATCGGAGCAACAGCCATGAAAGCCATCATCATCCATGAGTTTGGCGACGCCGACGTGCTCAAGCTGAGCGACGCAGCCACGCCTGAAGTGCGCCCGACCGACCTGTTGGTGCGCGTCTATGCCGCCGGCGTCAATCGCGCCGACCTGACCCACCGCACCGGCGGTTACGGGCACCCCAACTTTGGCGACTCCCCGATCATCGGCCTGGAAATCGCTGGCGAGGTCATCGAAAAAGGCAGCGACGTCGAAGGCTTCGAAGTGGGCGCACGGGTGATGGGCGTCGTGGGCGGCGGCGCGTATGCCGAGCTGGCACGCATCGACTACCGCATGGCGATGCCCATTCCGGCTCAGCTGGATTACGTTCACGCTGCGGCAATTCCCGAGGTGTTCGTCACCGCGCATGAGGCGATGATGCACTTGGCGCGACTCACCTCGGGCGACTCCGTGCTGATTCATGCCGCGGCAGGCGGCGTGGGCTCCGCCGCCGTGCAACTGGCGTACGCCACGGGCGCTACCGTGTATGCGACCACAGACGGCAGCAAGTTGTCGCGGGTCGAGCACCTCGGCGCCGAGGTCGCGATTGACTACAAGACCCAGGATTTCGCCGACGTCATTGCCCGGAAAACCAATGGCCAGGGTGTGGATGTCATCATCGATTTCGTTGGCAAACCCTACTTCGAACGCAACATCGCCTCCCTTGCCAAAGGCGGCCGACTGATCCAGGTCGGCATCCTCGGCGGCGGGGGCAGCGTGAACGTGACCCTGGAGCAGATCCTGTATCGCCACCTGCAAATCATCGGCACGGTCATGAAGTCCCGCACCCAACCGCAAAAGCACGCCATGATCAAACGCTTCCGCGACCATTGGCTCGAGCGGTTTGAAGGTGCCGGAAGCCTGGAACCCGTGGTTGACAGCACATTCCCCCTGTCCCGTGCCGCCGAGGCGCATCGTCGTATGGAGTCTTCGGAAAACGTCGGCAAGATCATCTTGACGATGCAACCTGAGGACTTGATCGAGGGCTGACGATTCATAGCCAGGCTTTGAACCCGGGCGCCTTCTGATCGGAGAGCGCCTCGCTCTGGCGTCAGGCAACCTTCACTCGATGTCGAGCAAGAAGGTCGATTCACATTACGGATTCAACCCATCCCGTTGCTGTGCGCTCCAAAGCTCCAGGTTCGACTTCACAAGGGCCTGAGGCAGCGTGCTCGACACGATTTTCTGCATCTCATCGCTGATCTGCTTTTGCAAGGCTGGATGGATGCAGTCCGCGTTGGGCGACAGCGCCAGATAAAGCCCCTCGCTGCTGATCGGCGGTTCAAGGGCTTCTACGGCCGCTTCAACGCCCAGCTTTTTAGCCAGCGCCATTCCAGGGTACTGCTCGAATAACACGAAGTCGTTGCGTTTGAGGATGAGCTTCTGGAACGCCTGACTGGCCGTAGGCACGGCCTCCAGCGAGAGGTTGGCTTTGGCGTAATTGTCGAACGCCTGACCAAAACTGTTGTTGACCAGCGTTCCCCCGCTGCGTCCGATCAGGTCGGACCATTGATGATACGCAAAGGCATCTTTTTTCCTGACCCAGACCATGCTGCGCGTGAACAGGAACGGCGGCTTTATGAAGTTCAACGTCTGCTCACGATGCGCGGTCAGAAAATACCCGGCCAGCATATCGATGCGCCCTGCCCTCACTTCCTCCTGCGCACGGGACCAGGGCCCTCCGTAAATGACCTCGATCTGCAGGCCTAACGCCGTGCCCAGGTGTTTGATCAGGTCGGCATTGGCGCCGATGAGTCGATGCGGGTTGTGCGGGTCTCGCCACAGGTAGGGAGGGTATTCCGCATTGCCGGTTGCGGTGAGGTGATCACATGTGGTCTCACTCAGCGCAACGCCGGGCATCAACAGCATCAAGGCGGCCGCGGACATGAACCTGCACAAACGACGGCCGATCATATTCAACCCCCAATGAAAACCCCGCGTATGAGCAGTATGCCCACGGGTGCCTGAAGCCAACCGTTGAAGGGCGCTGGCTCAGGGAGCAACACGCAATGGTCCTTTATGCTGCCTGCACACCCGCGAACCGGATGCGGTTCACAAGCGTGTGTCGATTTCAGGTTAGAGGTCACACGACGTCCTGGTTTCATTGACTGCATGAAACAATAGACGGAATCCTGAAATGAGCCTCTGTTTAACGTGAAGGCGTTGTCGTGTGGGATCGAAGCGCGGCCGCGGACCACCGCCGCGCGCTCGCCCCGCGACGTCAGTCGGTCGTGCGCTGGTGATGACTCGCCACAAACTGCCGAAAACGCTCGGTGGGCAGGCCTTCAAACAGTTCATCCGGCGTACCCTGTGCGTCGATCAAGCCCTGCGCCATGAACACCACCCGGTTCGACACGTGGCGGGCAAAGCCCATTTCGTGGGTCACCACCAACATGGTCCTGCCCTCTTCAGCCAGCGAGCGCATCACGCGCAGGACCTCGCCGACCAGTTCCGGGTCCAGCGCGGAGGTTGGTTCGTCGAACAGCATGACCTGCGGATTCATGGCCAGCGCCCGTGCGATGGCGACACGTTGTTGCTGCCCGCCGGAGAGGTGCGCCGGGTAGTAATCACGGCGGTCGTACAGCCCCACTTTGTGCAGCAACTGCTCGGCCTCTTCCACGCACTCGGCGCGCGAGCGTTTAAGCACGCGCATCGGGCCTTCAATGATGTTCTGCAGCACGGTCATGTGCGACCACAGGTTGAAGCTCTGGAAGACCATGCCGAGTTTGCTGCGCATTGCCTCAACCTGGCGGGTGTTGCTGGGCTGAAGGCGTCCGTTGGCGTGCTGCTTCATTTCGATCACTTCGCCGTCCAGCACGATGCGGCCCTGGTCAGGGGATTCCAGCAGGTTGATGCAGCGCAGGAAGGTGCTTTTACCCGAGCCGCTGGCACCGAGTATGGAGATGACATCGCCCTTGTGCGCCTCCAGCGATATCCCTTTGAGCACCTGCACCGATCCGAACGATTTGCAGATATTGGTGACCGACAAAGCAGCCGCGACGTGTTGATTCATGATGAGCTCCGCTGCGATCAAAGGGATGAAGGGGTTTCAGGGACCGGTTCGGCCGCCCGCTGTGTGGGGCGTTCGCGCAGGTGCGGCGAGAGCTGGTACTCGACCCACGCCATGGCGCGAACGATCAGGAAATTGAGCACCAGATAAATCAGCGCGGCGCAGAGGAAGACCTCCATCGTGCGGTAGGTGCGCTGAATGATTTGCTGGGCAATGCCGGTCACGTCCCACACGGTCACCAGGCTGGCAATGGCCGTGGACTTGACCATCAACACGGCTTCGGTCGAGTAGGATGGCAGCGCCTGGCGAAGGGTGACGGGACCGATCACGCGCCACAGCAAGGTCCAGCGGCTCATGCCGACCGCAAGCCCGGCTTCGATCTGGCCCTGGGGAATGCTCTGGATACCGCCGCGAATGATCTCAGCCGTATAGCCCGCAGTACACATGGCCAGAGCCACGACGGCGCAGCCATAGGTCGAGCGCAGGATTTCCCACATGAAGCTGCTGCGGATCGCACTGAACTGGCCAAGGCCGTAGTAAATCAGGAACATCTGGATCAACAGCGGTGTGCCGCGAAACAACCAGATGTAACAACGAGCCGGGTAGCTGAGAATCGGCCAGCGGCTGACGCGCATGGCCGCCACGCCGAGGGCGAGCAGCAGGCCAAGCGACAGGCTGGAAAAGAACAGACTCAAGGTGGTGGGCAACGCCGCCAGCAGTTTGAGCATCGTGTCGCTGAGAAAGGCAAAATCGATCATGAGTGGTTCCCCGTCTCAGGAATGTGGCGTGCGGCGTTGCGTGCGCAACACACGGTTTTCAGCCATGTTGAACAGGCGACCGGACAACCCGGTGAGGATCAGGTAACAGGCGCCGCCGACGATGTAGAACGTGAAGTACTGGCGCGTGGAGCCGGCCGCCACCTGACTGGCGCGCATCAACTCGACGAGGCCAATCACGGAAATCAGCGCGGAGTCCTTGAGGGTCATCTGCCAGACATTGCCCAGACCCGGTAACGCGTAACGCCAGACTTGCGGAATGAGGACCCGCCTCACGCGCATGTGCCAGGTCATGCCAATCGCCAGCGCGGCTTCAAGCTCGCCTTTGGCGACGGCCAGGTAAGCACCGCGATACACCTCGGCCTGATACGAGCCGGAGATCAGCCCGACCGCGAGTGCGCCCACCAGAAACGGCGGCGTATCGACAAAGCCTTCGCCACCGAACCAGTGATTGATCGCACCCAGCACGCTGGCGCCGCCGAAGTAAAACAGGTAGATCACCAGCAGCTCGGGAATGCCCCGGAACAGGATCGAATAGGCGTCGCCGACATAACGAAACAGACGACGCTTCGACAGCTTGGCCGCCGCCACCGCGCTGCCGGCAATTGCCCCCACCACCAACGCCGACAGGGTCAGCAACACGGTCATGCCGGCCGCCTTCAAAAGGGCCGCGCCCCACCCGTTGTTTCCGAAACTGAGCAGCTGTAAGAGATCCATAGCGTTATTCCTGCAGCGAACGGTGATACGTCTGGTGCCTGGCGACACCGCCCAACTCATACATACTTGTCTTTACAAGCATATGCAATTTGATTGCCACATCCTTCCCAGGCCAGGGTCCGGGACGCGGCGAGCCCTCTGCTTAGGCGGTCCGACGCTCATAAGGTTTAACGGGATGCCGGAGAAAGGTCATCAGCGAAAGGGGTCGGGTTACCGCAGGGTGCCTCACGCTGGGGCGGGGAGAAACATCCGGCCCCAGCAAAGTGCGTCGACTTGTAACAACCGCTTGCAGCCTTCGGATCAGGGTGTACCCAACAATTCGATGAGGCTTTGCACGTTCGGTCGTTTGCGTTTTTCAGCCGGTACAAACGCGCAATACGGATGCCCCAACGGCAGCGATCTGGCGGACAATACGATCAGGCGACCCGCCGCCAGATCAGGCTGAGCGATGAGTTTCTGCCCCAGCGCGATGCCACACCCGAGTTTCGCCAGCGTGATCGACAGGCTGGACAGCCCGGAGCGACGCCCCAGCGCCGGATCGGGTGAGACCTGTCCGACTTCACTGGCGTACCAGTCGCTCCAGGTCGGGTGCGAGGCGTAACTCGGTCCCCACTGCGTATGGATGAACAGGCTTTCGTGAATCCGCGTCAGGTCAAAATCGCTGTTGCCGTGGCGATACCACAACTCCGGCGCACACAGCGGCACCACCTGATCGTGTACCAGAGGGATCGCTTCGAGCGAAGGGTAATGGTAGTCGCCGTAGCTGACACGGATGTCGACGTCATGCCGGGCCAGGTCGACCGGGTCATCTTCGACCCGCACGTCCACCGAGAGCTGCGGATAGCTTTCCAGCAACACCGCAAGCTTCGGCGCCAGCCAGACTTCAGCCAGTGAGAACGGCACGCTGATGATCAACCGCGTACGCATCTCGCCTTCCAGCAGACGCACTGTCATGGCGGCGATGTCGTCCAGCGCGCGGGATGTCTGCGGAAAAATCGCCAGCCCGGCGTCCGTCAACGAAAGCCGGTTGCCGCTGCGCACGAACAGTTTTTTGCCGAAGTACTCTTCCAGGTGACGGACTTGCTGGCTGACCGCAGCGGCCGAAACCCCCAGCTCTTTCCCGGCTGCAACAAAGCTCGCCAGACGCGCAGCGACTTCAAACGTTCTCACGGCATTCAGTGGCGGCAGTCGTTTCATGGAGCTGCTTCCCTAAGTTTTCCTGGGGGGAGGCTAACAATTTTTGCCGTTGTTGCGAAGATTTTCACAGGTTAGGTTTAAACCACACCTAACGGAGGGCCGTCATGAACACCGTCATCAATCTTCAACGCTATCCGCTGGACCGCCCAGGCAGCGAGGAATGGAACACCTTGGTCGACCACGCTCGCACCGCGCTGGCCCGCAATGGCATGTTCAGCCTCGAAGGCTTCATAGAGGACGATAACGTGCGCGCCGCCGCGCAACAGATCCAGCCGACCATGGACGCTGAATCCCACACCCACAAGCGCTCGCATAACATTTATTTCAAACCTGAAATACCGGAACTGGCCGCCGATCATCCCGCGCTGAAGAAGGTCGAAACCGTCAGCCACACGCTGTGCGCAGACCAGCTCAAGAGCAGCCTCGTCACCGACGTGTATGAGTACCCGCCGCTGGTGGCGTTCTTGAGCGCCGTCATGGATAAACCGGCGTTGTATGTCATGGCCGACCCGTTGGCACGGGTCAACGTGATGAGTTATCGCGAAGGCGAAACGCTGAATTGGCACTTCGATCGCTCTGAATTCACCACCACGCTGATGCTCCAGTCACCCGAAGAGGGTGGCGAGTTCGAGTACCGCACCGACTTGCGCACGGCGGATGATCCCAACTATGACGGCGTGGCCGATCTATTGAACGGTCGCGACCCCGATGTGAAGAAATTACGACTCAGTGCTGGCACTCTCAACGTGTTTCGTGGGAAAAATACCGCGCACCGCGTCACCCCTGTGCGTGGCCACCGCGAGCGGATGGTGGCGGTGTTCTCCTACTACGAAAAACCCGGCGTGATGTTCACGCCTGAAGAACAAACGGGGTTCTACGGACGCGCGTCTCAACCGACGCCTGAAGACACAGCGGCATAATAAAAATGACTGTTTAGCGGCTTTTGATCTAGCTTGACCCTGCCAGTCTTATTTCCAATTAGATGGGGAAACACATGGGCCACACCTACCACGTCACTAAAAAAATCCTCGCGTGTGCGGCTTTAGGCAGCAGTCTGGTCTTCGGCACCACCGCCTTCGCGAAGGAATGGACCTCGGTTCGGGTTGCGACCGAAGGGGCTTACGAGCCTTGGAACATCACCCTGCCCAGCGGTGAAATTTCCGGCTTCGAGCCTGAGCTGCTGAAGGATGTCTGCGCCCGGATCAAGCTTGAATGCAAGCTGCAGGCGCAGGACTGGGACGGCATGATCGCAGGCCTGAATGCCGGCAAGTTCGACGTGCTGATGGACGCCATCGTGATCACCCCTGAGCGCGAAGCGGTGATTGCGTTCTCCAAACCTTACGCCAACACCCAGGCGGTGTTCGCCAGCGCCGATCCCAAGCTGATCGCGAGCATGCCGAGCAATGAAATCATCAAGCTCAGCGGTGACGAGAACGCCGACAAGGCCGCGATCGACAAGATGAAAGCGCTGGTGAAAGGCAAGACCCTGGGCATCCAGTCCGGTACGGCCTACACCGAATTCGTCGAGAAGAACTTCCGCGACATCGCGACCATTCGTGAGTACAAGAAATCCGGCGAGCACATGATGGACCTGAACGCGGGCCGCATCGACTTCGCTTTCGACGACGTGACCTTCTTCACCTCGGCACTGGACAACCCCGATAACAAAGGCGTGCAGATGATCGGCCCGAAAATCGGCGGCACCATCTGGGGCCCGGGTGAAGCGCTGGGCTTCCGCAAGGCCGATAACGACCTGCGCGAGAAATTCAACGGCGCGCTGACGGCCGCGCTGGAAGACGGCACCGTGAAGCGCCTTTCGGAAAAGTGGTTCAAGGCCGACATTCGCCCTTGATGCCACGGGTGTAAACCCGCCAAAAGCCACTGCCGTTGTGCGGTGGCTTTTTTGTTTCTGCTGCCTTGCGCCCTGCCCCGTAACGAAAAATACCGGCCTGCGCTGAATTATTTCGTGTCTGGTTGTATCTGATCGGAAATAACGTGCCACCAAAACGCTGTCATCGAGCTCGCGCGTTACGTGCGTCCGAGGCGACATCGACGCCCGCGTTTTGCAGCGACACCGATCCGCAAGAGAGTGATTCACATGAAATCAGGCAAGAAAAAAGTCAGCCCCATCGGGTTGAACGACATCACCATCGTTGACGACGCGAAGATGCGCAAGGCGATCACCGCCGCTGCCTTGGGTAACGCCATGGAGTGGTTCGACTTCGGCGTGTATGGCTTCGTCGCCTATGTGCTCGGCAAGGTGTTTTTCCCCGGTGCCGACCCTGGCGTGCAGATGATCGCCGCACTCGCCACGTTCTCCGTGCCCTTCCTGATTCGCCCGCTGGGTGGCTTGTTTTTCGGCGCGCTGGGTGACAAGTACGGTCGCCAGAAAGTCCTGGCGGCGACGATCGTGATCATGTCCCTGAGCACCACCGCCATCGGCCTGATCCCGTCTTATGACTCCATCGGGATCTGGGCCCCTATCCTGTTGCTGCTGGCCAAGATGGCTCAGGGTTTCTCGGTGGGTGGCGAATACACCGGTGCCTCGATCTTCGTCGCCGAATACGCCCCGGACCGTAAACGCGGCTTCCTCGGCAGCTGGCTCGATTTCGGCTCCATTGCCGGTTTCGTGCTTGGCGCAGGCATCGTGGTGATGATTTCTGCAGTGATTGGCGAAGACCAGTTCCAGGAATGGGGCTGGCGCCTGCCGTTTTTCCTTGCGCTGCCGTTGGGCATGCTCGGTTTGTATCTTCGTAACGCCCTTGAAGAGACACCTGCGTTCCAGCAGCACGTCGAGAAACTCGAACAGGGTGATCGCGAAGGCCTGTCGGGCGGCCCGAAGGTGTCGTTCAAGGAAGTCGCGACCAAGCACTGGCGCAGCCTGATCACTTGCATCGGTATCGTGGTGGCGACCAACGTCACTTACTACATGCTGCTGACCTACATGCCGAGTTACCTGTCGCACAACCTGCATTACAGCGAAAACCGGGGCGTGCTGATCATCATCGCGATCATGGTCGGCATGCTGTTCGTCCAGCCGCTGATCGGCTTCATCAGCGACAAGATCGGCCGTCGGCCGTTCATCATCGTCGGCAGCATTGCGCTGTTCCTGCTGGCGATTCCGGCGTTCATGCTGATCATCAGCGGCAAGATCGGGCTGATCTTCGCCGGGTTGCTGATCCTCGCCGTGGTGCTCAACTTCTTTATCGGTGTCATGGCGTCCACGCTCCCTGCAATGTTCCCGACGCACATTCGTTACAGCGCACTGGCCAGCGCCTTCAACGTCTCGGTGCTGATCGCCGGTCTGACCCCGACCCTCGCCGCGTGGCTGGTGGAAACCACCAACAATCTCTACATGCCGGCGTATTACCTGATGGTGGTGGCAGTGATTGGCCTGGCCACTGGCCTGACGATGAAAGAGACCGCCAACAAGCCATTGCGCGGCGCGGCGCCTGCCGCTTCCAACATCGAAGAGGCCAAGGAGCTGCTGGAAGACCTCCACGACAACATCGAGCAGAAAATCGAGGACATCGACACCCAGATTGCCGAGCTCGAAGCCAAGCGCAAAGAGCTGGTGCAGCAGCATCCACGGATTGATTGAACACGCACGGACGCTGATTGAGGGTGTGGTCGATTGCGTTGGGCAAGCGCCTCGCTTACGGTATTGAACCGTAACTCGGTGCCTGTTCATCCATCGATCACTCCCCTGCTTGGAAGCAATCCCATCATGCCCCTGCACATTGAAACGCCGCTGATTGAATCCCGTCCGATGAGCGCCATTGCCAAGCGCTCGATCAACTTGAAGCTCGATGCGCTTCAGCCCTGCGGCTCCTTCAAACTGCGGGGCGTGGGCCACGCCTGCGAGGTTCACCATTCCCGTGGCGCAAAACGTTTCATTTCATCGTCCGGCGGAAATGCCGGGCTGGCCGTGGCCTATGCCGGTCGCGTTCTGGGCGCAGCGGTAACGGTCGTCGTCCCGGAAACCACGACCGACAGGGCCAAGGAGCTGCTCGTTCTTGAGGGTGCAGACGTCATCGTTCACGGCCGCTCCTGGCAGGAGGCCAACGAACTGGCCCATACGCTGATCGCTGCCGGAGACGCGTTCATTCACCCCTTCGATGACCCGCTGTTGTGGACCGGCCACGCCAGCATGATCGACGAGGTCGCCAGGACCGCGCGCAAGCCCGGCGCCGTGGTGCTGTCGGTCGGCGGCGGTGGATTGCTGTGCGGTGTGATTGAAGGCCTGCAACGCAACGGCTGGGGCGACGTGCCGGTGATCGCGGTAGAAACCGAAGGCG
Proteins encoded:
- a CDS encoding substrate-binding periplasmic protein, with product MIGRRLCRFMSAAALMLLMPGVALSETTCDHLTATGNAEYPPYLWRDPHNPHRLIGANADLIKHLGTALGLQIEVIYGGPWSRAQEEVRAGRIDMLAGYFLTAHREQTLNFIKPPFLFTRSMVWVRKKDAFAYHQWSDLIGRSGGTLVNNSFGQAFDNYAKANLSLEAVPTASQAFQKLILKRNDFVLFEQYPGMALAKKLGVEAAVEALEPPISSEGLYLALSPNADCIHPALQKQISDEMQKIVSSTLPQALVKSNLELWSAQQRDGLNP
- a CDS encoding NAD(P)H-quinone oxidoreductase, which gives rise to MKAIIIHEFGDADVLKLSDAATPEVRPTDLLVRVYAAGVNRADLTHRTGGYGHPNFGDSPIIGLEIAGEVIEKGSDVEGFEVGARVMGVVGGGAYAELARIDYRMAMPIPAQLDYVHAAAIPEVFVTAHEAMMHLARLTSGDSVLIHAAAGGVGSAAVQLAYATGATVYATTDGSKLSRVEHLGAEVAIDYKTQDFADVIARKTNGQGVDVIIDFVGKPYFERNIASLAKGGRLIQVGILGGGGSVNVTLEQILYRHLQIIGTVMKSRTQPQKHAMIKRFRDHWLERFEGAGSLEPVVDSTFPLSRAAEAHRRMESSENVGKIILTMQPEDLIEG
- a CDS encoding NAD-dependent succinate-semialdehyde dehydrogenase produces the protein MNTPYDSLYLFIGGEWIGTEGRDTAAVVNPATETELGRVPLATASDLDRALAIAQSSFEVWRRTVPDQRAKILKRAADLILERAPHIAAQMTLEEGKPLGEALDEVTRAAEYFEWFAESARRIDGRVVPANRPGVLQLVKRQPIGPVAAFTPWNFPAITPARKLSAALAAGCSVILKPGEESPSTALALARALDDAGLPKGVLQIVFGVPDQVSSHLIGSPIIRKVTFTGSVPIGRLLSARAAEGVKPITLELGGHGPVLVFEDADVEKAAVEGVANRFRGTGQVCISSTRFLIQRGAYQTFVHRFVAATQALRIGNGLQPDTQVGPLANPRQLAKMEALVADAVAKGATLLAGGKRVPGQGFFFEPTVLADVPMTARVMHEEPFGPIAILMPFDEMNDGLQEANRLPYGLSAYAFTSSARTAIDVADGLEAGMIGINQYRIVATELPFGGLKESGHGSEGGIEGIEHYLTHKFISQV
- a CDS encoding LysR family transcriptional regulator translates to MDKFSNMSVYVKVVEMGSFTAVANHLDSTVGNVSRAVSALETQLDARLLQRSTRRLSVTDAGRRFYERCTKILADLENAEAEASNALLKPKGTLRVHCVPGLARHLVTGAVLEYRQAFPEVTVDLLLSQRMPNLLEDQLDVSILIARTLPDSAYVSRTIGVSHCVLVASPEYLAKHPAPRVPDDLSQHACLLLSTVDYARDEWQLKSNACTTTFVPTGPSFSVNDMDAMAVAVRAGAGIGLLAGFSAIEDLRSGKLVRVLPEYHTHERNVYAVYTSRQYVDAKITCFIDALKERVGAQLAATAQALVGQ
- a CDS encoding ABC transporter ATP-binding protein, producing the protein MNQHVAAALSVTNICKSFGSVQVLKGISLEAHKGDVISILGASGSGKSTFLRCINLLESPDQGRIVLDGEVIEMKQHANGRLQPSNTRQVEAMRSKLGMVFQSFNLWSHMTVLQNIIEGPMRVLKRSRAECVEEAEQLLHKVGLYDRRDYYPAHLSGGQQQRVAIARALAMNPQVMLFDEPTSALDPELVGEVLRVMRSLAEEGRTMLVVTHEMGFARHVSNRVVFMAQGLIDAQGTPDELFEGLPTERFRQFVASHHQRTTD
- the arsH gene encoding arsenical resistance protein ArsH, with product MSEELHNLDLSLFDGESPKSRASTHKPRILLLYGSTRERSFSRLLVEESARLLEHFGAETRIFDPSGLPLPDDAPVEHPNVQALRDLVLWSEGQVWCSPERHGAMSAVFKAQIDWIPLALGAVRPTQGKTLAVMQVCGGSQSFNVVNQLRVLGRWMRMFTIPNQSSVPKAYLEFDDTNRMKPSPYYDRLVDVMEELVKFTLLLRDRKDFLVDRYSERKETAEQLSSRVNQRSI
- a CDS encoding carboxymuconolactone decarboxylase family protein; protein product: MSNINFTSPREAARAFTPTLSQFVDTTLYPVIWSDPALSQRDRSLITVAALIAGGHAEELPAHLRRAVTNGVTHEELSAAITHLAFYAGLPAAITASAIANATLNESEQQP